The following proteins are co-located in the Gloeocapsa sp. PCC 7428 genome:
- the pcrA gene encoding DNA helicase PcrA codes for MTTSIDFLHSLNPSQRQAVEHFCGPMLVVAGAGSGKTRALTYRIANLILKHRVDPENILAVTFTNKAAREMKERIQKLFAQQIAIRDYGKPLEALAPHEQTSLRSRVYKTIIKDLWIGTFHSLFSRVLRFDIEKYQDEKGRRWNRNFSIFDESDAQSLVKQIVIKQLNLDDKKFEPRSVRYAISNAKNQGLTPQEFERQQPNYRGRVIAEVYSQYQSALAENNALDFDDLILVPVQLFQQNEQVLGYWHRKFQHILVDEYQDTNRTQYDLIRLLVTNGETNKQNWNWQNRSIFVVGDADQSIYSFRMADFTILLEFQSDFGDGLPDADTRTMVKLEENYRSRENILQAANELIENNTQRIDKILKPTRGAGEQIYLYKADDEIAEAQFVINQIRNLERRYSDFDWGSFAILYRTNAQSRPFEDTLVRWGIPYTIVGGLKFYDRKEIKDILAYLRVIVNPSDTVSLLRVINTPRRGIGKATIDALVSAAQELSIPVWEIISDETSAGTLAGRSVKGVTSFAQLISRWQEQVDITPASVIVQAIMEESGYIQDLKNQGTDESLDRLQNLQELYNAVVQFEEESEDTSLEAFLASTALNSDLDNLKEGQKTVSLLTLHAAKGLEFPVVFLVGMEQGLLPNFRSLDDPDSLEEERRLCYVGITRAQELLHLSHARERRLYGSREPAIRSQFLTELPEELLADQQPASRSYTKPPSIASRSREVAATPVNTSPQNWQVGDRVLHKTFGVGEITHVFGSGNKVSVAIKFPTLGQKIIDPRIAQLQRVN; via the coding sequence ATGACGACAAGTATTGACTTTCTCCATAGCCTCAATCCGAGTCAACGCCAAGCTGTAGAACATTTCTGCGGTCCAATGTTGGTCGTTGCTGGCGCAGGTTCGGGTAAAACACGAGCGCTGACTTACCGAATTGCCAATCTGATTCTGAAACACCGCGTCGATCCTGAAAATATCCTGGCTGTTACCTTTACTAATAAAGCCGCGCGGGAGATGAAAGAACGCATCCAGAAGCTGTTTGCCCAACAAATTGCGATTCGTGACTATGGAAAGCCCTTAGAAGCGTTAGCACCCCACGAACAGACAAGTTTGCGATCGCGCGTGTACAAAACTATCATTAAAGATTTGTGGATTGGTACTTTCCACAGCTTATTTTCCCGCGTGCTGCGATTTGATATTGAAAAATATCAAGATGAAAAAGGACGGCGTTGGAATCGCAATTTTTCAATTTTTGATGAATCCGATGCGCAAAGCCTTGTCAAACAAATAGTTATTAAACAACTTAATTTAGACGATAAAAAGTTTGAACCGCGTTCGGTACGCTATGCAATTAGCAATGCGAAAAATCAAGGATTAACTCCCCAAGAGTTTGAGCGTCAACAACCCAATTATCGCGGGCGCGTTATCGCTGAAGTTTACAGTCAATATCAAAGCGCTTTAGCCGAGAACAACGCTTTAGATTTTGACGACCTCATTCTCGTTCCTGTACAACTCTTTCAACAAAACGAACAAGTATTAGGCTATTGGCATCGCAAATTTCAACATATTTTAGTTGATGAGTATCAAGATACCAACCGGACGCAATATGACTTAATTCGGTTACTTGTTACCAACGGAGAAACGAATAAACAAAATTGGAATTGGCAAAATCGCTCGATCTTTGTCGTTGGTGATGCCGATCAGTCAATTTATAGTTTCCGCATGGCGGATTTTACAATTTTACTAGAATTTCAATCTGATTTTGGTGATGGTTTGCCTGATGCTGATACTCGCACTATGGTAAAACTAGAAGAAAATTATCGCTCTAGAGAAAACATTCTGCAAGCCGCCAATGAACTAATAGAAAATAATACTCAACGCATCGATAAAATTCTCAAACCTACGCGTGGGGCTGGCGAACAAATTTATTTATACAAAGCTGATGATGAAATTGCGGAAGCGCAGTTTGTCATTAATCAAATTCGCAATTTAGAACGCCGCTATTCTGATTTTGATTGGGGTAGTTTTGCTATTCTCTACCGCACTAATGCGCAATCGCGACCGTTTGAAGATACTTTAGTACGGTGGGGTATTCCTTATACAATTGTTGGTGGGTTGAAGTTTTACGATCGCAAAGAAATTAAAGATATACTCGCCTATCTGCGGGTCATTGTTAATCCTTCAGATACCGTAAGTTTGCTGCGTGTTATTAATACACCGCGCCGTGGTATTGGGAAAGCAACGATTGATGCTTTAGTAAGTGCAGCGCAAGAGTTAAGCATCCCAGTCTGGGAAATTATCAGCGATGAGACATCGGCGGGTACTTTAGCAGGGCGATCGGTTAAAGGTGTAACGAGTTTTGCGCAATTAATTAGTCGTTGGCAAGAACAAGTAGATATTACTCCGGCATCGGTTATTGTGCAAGCAATTATGGAAGAATCAGGTTATATTCAAGACTTGAAAAATCAAGGCACTGATGAAAGTTTAGATCGATTGCAAAACTTACAAGAACTCTACAATGCTGTCGTCCAATTTGAAGAAGAAAGCGAAGATACTTCTTTAGAAGCTTTTTTAGCTAGCACTGCCTTAAATTCTGATTTAGATAATTTAAAAGAAGGACAAAAAACCGTTTCTTTACTAACACTACACGCGGCTAAAGGGTTAGAGTTTCCTGTGGTTTTTCTAGTAGGAATGGAACAAGGTTTATTACCTAATTTCCGTTCGTTAGACGATCCAGATTCCTTAGAAGAAGAACGGCGCTTGTGTTATGTTGGCATTACTCGCGCGCAAGAACTATTACATCTTTCACACGCGCGCGAACGTCGGCTTTATGGTTCGCGCGAACCGGCGATTCGTTCGCAATTTTTGACAGAGTTACCCGAAGAATTACTTGCAGATCAACAGCCTGCGAGTCGGAGTTACACAAAACCACCAAGTATTGCTTCGCGAAGCAGAGAAGTAGCAGCAACTCCTGTAAATACAAGTCCGCAAAATTGGCAAGTCGGCGATCGCGTGTTACACAAAACCTTTGGAGTTGGTGAAATCACTCATGTTTTCGGTTCTGGAAATAAAGTATCTGTCGCGATTAAATTTCCCACATTAGGTCAAAAAATTATTGATCCGAGAATCGCCCAGTTGCAACGAGTAAATTAA
- a CDS encoding DUF4351 domain-containing protein, giving the protein MSFDNLCKLLSEKYPAVFASWVLGTPQTEVKVLKTELSIEPIRADYVTFLQLQGRILHLEFQTVIASTPPLPLRMLDYWVRLYRLYRLPITQVVVLLPSAPETIIENSFNVETTRHEYRVLRLWEEDAAQFLDNPALLPFAPLTATTQPQTLLQQVVEKVNQLEEVEKPEIAAYTQILAGLKFNKELIQRIFREGMMRESVIYQEILAEGEQIGEQRGEQRGRYSEGQSLVLRQLNRRVGELPQVLRTQIESLSLEQVENLAEALLDFQHIADLEAWLSQST; this is encoded by the coding sequence ATGTCGTTTGACAATCTCTGCAAACTCCTATCTGAAAAATATCCTGCTGTCTTTGCTAGTTGGGTGTTAGGTACACCACAAACTGAAGTTAAAGTCCTCAAAACCGAATTAAGCATTGAACCAATTCGCGCTGATTACGTGACATTTTTACAGCTACAAGGGCGCATTTTACATTTAGAATTTCAAACTGTAATTGCATCAACGCCACCATTACCTTTACGAATGCTCGATTATTGGGTAAGGTTGTATCGGTTATATCGCCTCCCGATTACGCAAGTAGTAGTATTACTCCCAAGCGCACCAGAGACAATCATTGAAAATTCCTTTAACGTAGAAACAACTCGTCATGAATATCGCGTGCTGAGACTGTGGGAGGAAGATGCTGCACAATTTCTAGACAATCCAGCTTTATTACCATTTGCACCATTAACGGCAACGACGCAACCGCAAACCTTATTACAGCAAGTTGTAGAAAAAGTTAATCAACTCGAAGAAGTCGAAAAACCTGAAATTGCTGCGTATACTCAAATATTAGCAGGGTTAAAATTCAACAAGGAGTTGATACAACGAATATTTCGGGAGGGGATGATGCGCGAATCCGTGATTTATCAAGAAATTTTGGCTGAGGGAGAACAAATTGGTGAACAACGCGGTGAACAACGCGGACGCTATTCAGAAGGACAATCGCTTGTGCTGCGTCAACTGAATCGGCGTGTAGGAGAGTTACCGCAAGTTCTGCGAACTCAAATTGAATCGCTGTCGTTAGAACAAGTAGAAAATCTGGCTGAAGCACTCTTAGATTTTCAGCACATTGCAGATTTAGAAGCTTGGTTGAGTCAAAGCACTTAG
- a CDS encoding iron-siderophore ABC transporter substrate-binding protein produces MRISVRRFVYWLVLGILTATILIACNSVNTTRVTNNQPQAENCRIVKHTMGETCVPRNPQRIIVLREDTLANSLALGVKPIASVFASDLPLPSYLQGKIDGIESVGGYEAPSIEKMLQLKPDLILGNFYYSKTIYNQLSQIAPTVILNIPYPPPSWKEQLEELAQVLGKEDVSQKLINDYWQRIEKLKQALGNRHSLVVSVASTSSQYGIWAYGQQHFSGTVLNDVGLQRPPAQQGDFFYVENISEEKIADIDGDVLFFLTWEPENDKKALEKLKQRPLWRQLEVVQRNQVYFVGTHWHDAAYFAINMIVDDLFKYLVNTP; encoded by the coding sequence ATGAGAATTTCTGTTCGCCGCTTCGTTTATTGGCTTGTCTTGGGAATCTTAACCGCAACAATACTTATAGCTTGCAATAGCGTTAACACTACCCGCGTAACAAATAACCAACCGCAAGCCGAAAACTGCCGCATTGTCAAACATACAATGGGTGAAACTTGCGTTCCTCGTAACCCGCAACGAATTATTGTCCTGAGAGAAGATACTTTAGCTAACAGTTTGGCATTAGGTGTCAAACCGATCGCATCGGTGTTTGCATCAGACCTGCCGCTACCGAGTTATCTTCAAGGTAAAATCGATGGCATTGAATCGGTTGGCGGATATGAAGCTCCCAGTATCGAAAAAATGTTACAACTTAAACCCGACTTGATTTTGGGTAACTTTTATTACTCGAAGACTATCTACAATCAGCTATCTCAGATCGCGCCTACAGTTATCTTGAACATCCCTTATCCGCCTCCTTCTTGGAAAGAGCAATTAGAAGAACTTGCTCAGGTATTAGGTAAAGAAGATGTCAGCCAGAAATTGATAAATGACTATTGGCAAAGAATTGAAAAACTCAAACAAGCGTTAGGAAACCGTCACTCCCTCGTAGTCTCCGTTGCCAGTACAAGTTCACAATACGGAATTTGGGCATACGGACAACAGCATTTTTCAGGAACGGTTCTCAACGATGTCGGGCTGCAACGTCCGCCAGCACAGCAAGGAGATTTCTTTTATGTCGAAAATATTTCGGAAGAAAAGATCGCTGATATTGATGGAGATGTTCTTTTCTTTTTGACTTGGGAACCAGAGAATGACAAGAAAGCGCTAGAGAAGCTCAAACAAAGACCCTTATGGCGACAACTCGAAGTAGTTCAACGCAATCAAGTCTATTTCGTAGGTACACATTGGCATGATGCAGCTTATTTTGCCATTAATATGATCGTTGATGACTTGTTTAAATACTTGGTAAATACACCTTAA
- a CDS encoding TonB-dependent siderophore receptor, which translates to MNWRLVFGGKCCVRSHSVRKAYSLNIYFWLVVSALGGINSVFIQPVQALESEKNAVVTETKIRRIRETPFPATSVKELLSQSPTNTPSLVQITEVEAVPTDQGVEVILQTPFGEQLQVTNRSSGNNYIADIPNAQLRLPIGDSFTFRSEKPVTGITEITVTNFDANTVRVSIIGETALPTIELFDSDRGLIIGAIAPVPSAQQPPAEDEPIEILVTGEQDGYRVPNASVGTRTDTPLRDIPQSIQVIPQQVLQDRQARSITEGLENTAGITSIVSPASGRDYFTIRGFETYGGFLINGIPDPQISSDGSFVNAERLEVLRGPAAALYGETGSISGTINVVTRQPLSYPFYEVSATAGSYNDYQGVIDLSGPLDDTGMLLYRLIVSYRNYNSFLDFDENTETFIAPSLALRFSQNTDLVIEGDVNILEQNGREAQPILGTVLENPNGEVSRSFNAAGPLNNEQRINGRIGYRLEHRFNNNWRLRNAFRYTFYADDNNNGEPIIFYDSLADDNRTLNRGFLIGSQFYNNFNLDTNLLGTFNTGTIEHQLLIGFSLNQNTTDLNYEFGDAQPVDIFNPVFDQTVNPTGQLSTDSFTTRGTFGVYLQDQIAIAENLKLLLGGRVDFFEETQDDRLADEETSQSDTAFSPRVGIVYQPLPPISLYASYARSFAPTIGIAAGGDTFRPERGTQYEVGIRADITDQLSANLALYDLTRSNVTTPDPNNPVFSVQTGRQRSRGVELDISGEMTPGWNIIGGYAYTDARITEDNDPTIEGNRRYSAPEHSFSLWTTYRIQDGDLQGLGFGVGVYYLGERWADNANTVELPSFFRTDAAIFYERDRFRAAVNFRNLFDVENYTSDYGSGTFVNRGAPFTVLGTVSWQF; encoded by the coding sequence ATGAATTGGCGGTTGGTTTTTGGTGGTAAATGCTGCGTGCGATCGCATAGCGTAAGAAAAGCGTATTCACTCAACATCTATTTTTGGTTGGTAGTGAGTGCGCTAGGAGGTATCAATAGTGTCTTTATTCAACCCGTACAAGCACTTGAATCGGAAAAGAACGCAGTTGTCACAGAAACAAAAATTAGAAGAATCCGTGAAACCCCATTTCCAGCTACAAGTGTTAAAGAATTACTTTCGCAATCGCCAACCAATACTCCGTCTTTAGTACAAATTACCGAAGTCGAAGCAGTTCCTACCGATCAAGGTGTCGAGGTCATTTTACAAACTCCTTTCGGCGAACAATTGCAAGTAACAAACCGCAGCAGTGGCAACAACTATATTGCAGATATTCCGAATGCTCAACTGCGTTTACCTATTGGTGATTCTTTTACATTTCGCTCAGAAAAACCAGTTACCGGAATTACAGAAATCACAGTTACAAATTTTGATGCTAATACTGTGCGAGTATCGATTATCGGTGAAACCGCACTACCAACCATTGAGTTATTTGATAGCGATCGCGGTTTAATTATAGGTGCAATCGCGCCTGTACCTTCTGCACAACAGCCACCTGCTGAAGATGAGCCGATTGAAATTTTAGTAACAGGAGAACAAGATGGCTATCGCGTACCCAATGCCAGTGTAGGCACAAGAACCGATACACCTCTGCGCGATATCCCCCAGTCGATTCAAGTCATTCCACAACAAGTGTTACAGGATCGCCAAGCAAGAAGTATTACAGAAGGCTTGGAAAATACTGCTGGCATTACCTCAATTGTTAGCCCTGCTAGCGGCAGAGACTACTTTACTATCCGAGGCTTTGAAACTTACGGCGGCTTTCTAATCAATGGCATTCCCGATCCACAAATTTCTAGTGATGGTAGTTTTGTCAATGCGGAACGTTTGGAAGTGTTGAGAGGACCTGCTGCTGCTTTATATGGCGAAACTGGATCTATTAGTGGCACCATCAATGTTGTGACTCGACAACCGTTAAGTTACCCGTTCTACGAAGTGAGTGCGACAGCTGGCAGCTATAACGACTATCAAGGTGTAATCGATCTCTCTGGACCTTTGGATGATACGGGAATGCTTCTCTATCGCTTGATTGTTAGCTATCGCAACTACAATAGTTTTCTAGATTTTGATGAAAATACTGAAACTTTTATCGCTCCGAGTCTGGCGCTGAGATTCAGTCAAAACACCGACCTTGTTATCGAAGGCGATGTCAATATTTTGGAGCAAAATGGACGAGAAGCTCAACCGATTTTAGGCACTGTATTAGAAAACCCCAATGGGGAAGTCAGCCGCAGTTTCAACGCCGCAGGTCCTTTAAACAATGAACAGAGGATTAATGGCAGAATTGGATATCGCTTAGAGCATCGTTTTAATAATAACTGGAGGTTGCGTAATGCCTTCCGTTACACATTTTATGCTGATGATAATAATAACGGAGAACCGATTATCTTCTACGATAGCCTGGCTGATGATAACCGTACTCTCAACCGAGGCTTTCTAATTGGCAGCCAATTTTACAATAACTTTAATCTGGATACCAATCTACTTGGCACATTTAACACAGGTACAATTGAACATCAACTTCTTATTGGCTTTAGTCTAAATCAAAATACAACAGACCTCAACTATGAATTTGGAGATGCTCAACCTGTAGACATCTTTAACCCTGTGTTCGATCAAACTGTAAATCCTACAGGACAACTTTCGACAGACAGCTTTACGACTAGAGGCACATTTGGAGTCTATCTCCAAGATCAAATTGCGATCGCAGAAAATCTTAAACTGTTGTTGGGTGGACGAGTTGATTTCTTTGAGGAAACCCAGGACGATCGACTAGCAGATGAAGAAACTAGTCAATCAGATACCGCATTTAGTCCACGAGTGGGCATTGTCTATCAACCCCTACCGCCGATTTCTCTTTATGCTAGTTATGCTCGCTCGTTTGCACCGACGATCGGTATTGCTGCGGGTGGAGATACATTCCGCCCAGAACGAGGAACACAGTATGAAGTAGGCATCCGAGCCGACATCACTGACCAACTTTCAGCCAACCTTGCCTTATACGATTTAACTCGCTCGAATGTGACAACTCCTGATCCGAACAATCCAGTCTTTTCAGTGCAAACGGGAAGGCAACGAAGCCGAGGTGTCGAGTTGGATATTAGTGGCGAGATGACACCAGGATGGAATATTATTGGAGGCTATGCCTACACCGATGCCAGAATTACCGAAGACAACGATCCAACAATAGAGGGAAATCGACGGTATTCTGCTCCAGAACACTCGTTTAGTCTATGGACAACTTATAGAATTCAAGATGGTGATTTGCAAGGTTTGGGGTTTGGTGTAGGTGTGTACTATCTTGGCGAACGATGGGCGGATAATGCCAACACAGTGGAGTTACCTAGCTTCTTCCGCACTGACGCAGCAATTTTTTATGAGCGCGATCGCTTCCGTGCTGCTGTAAATTTCCGCAACCTGTTTGATGTAGAAAATTATACTAGTGATTACGGCTCTGGAACTTTTGTCAATCGGGGTGCTCCTTTCACTGTGCTGGGAACTGTTTCTTGGCAGTTTTGA
- a CDS encoding type II toxin-antitoxin system PemK/MazF family toxin codes for MPNGQLIYKRGDIWWVDLKPVVGSETDKGRPCLILQNDIGNQNSPTTIIAPILPGAKTFPFVVNIKAT; via the coding sequence ATGCCTAACGGTCAGTTAATCTACAAGCGCGGTGATATATGGTGGGTCGATCTGAAGCCTGTGGTAGGTAGTGAAACAGATAAAGGGCGACCTTGCTTGATTCTGCAAAATGACATCGGAAATCAAAATAGTCCTACTACAATTATTGCGCCAATTCTACCAGGGGCAAAGACTTTCCCCTTTGTAGTTAACATAAAGGCTACTTAG